The window CGCCGCTGGTATCCGAGCCTGCGACAGCAGATCACGTTCAGCAAGGCGTTGGTCGTCGCCCCCACCGGCGCCGGCCGGTTCATCTGCCGGTTCTTGCAGATCATCGGACCCGCCGAGGCGATGTTCGGAGCCGCGCGAACCGGCCGCGACTGCGTCAATTCAATGATCGCGGCCTACCCCGCCGTCGCCCGGCCGGCCACCACCATGACGCTGGAGAACGTCGACACCGGCCTCACCCTGACCGCGACACCCGCCGACGAACGCACCGTCGACGTCGCGGTGCAGCCGGCGCGGCCGGTCCAGCCCGCCGCGGCACAGCTGCCAACACCGGGCGGCCGCGGCATCCTGGCCTTGCACGTCAACAACCCGTACGTGCTGCTCGACGCCGGTGAGGCGGGCTTGACCGCTGGTGAGCTGCTGCGCCTCGACGGACCCGCCGACCCGGGCCTGCTGCGCCCGTTCGCGGACGCCGTCGCCCAGGTGCAACAGCACCTTGAGCTGCCCCTCGCCGGAGACCTACCGAAGCTGGCTGTCGTCGCCGCCGACGGCCCGGACGTCCTGGCCGCCCGCACCGTCTACCTCGGCCGCTGGCACCCCGGCCTGCCCCTGACCGCCGCCACCACATTCCTCACCGCCACCCAGATCCCGCAGTCACCCTGGCCCGGCCCCGCCGTACCGCAGCACGGACTACGGCTGCGGAGCCCGGCCGCAGACATCCGAGTCACGACCCGCGTCAACCACGACGGCGCGCTGGTGTCATTCGGCATCCCAGCCAGGGAGGTAACCCGTGACATCCCAGCCCGAAGCATCTGACCCGGCACCGATCACCGCGCAAGCCATCGCGACCGCCCGGCAACTGCTGGCCGGCAGCACCGTATGCCTGCTCGCCCGAGAACAGCCGTCACCGATCGAGGCGGCCGAGCTGGCCGGATTCGCCCAGACGCTGCCGGGCTGCGGCGTGACCGTGACCGCAATCAGGTTCGCTGACGTGCACGAGCTGTACCGTCCGGCCGCGATCCAGGCGCTCGGCGCCGCGGCGGTGGTCGTCAAGTTCACCCACGGCCCCCTCAACCGCAGCGGTCTGGTCCCGGCTGTCCTGGACACGCTCAGTGCCCGCCGGGCCGGCCACCCACCGTCCGTGGACATCCTGTCGCAACGAAAAAGCCTGGTCAAAGAGCTGATGCGGCGCGAGCAGGTGCCCACCCTGGACTACCTGCTCCTCGACGGCGGGGTGCCTGTCGGTGCGCAGGTAGCGCAGCTGGCTGCCCGGACCGGTGCCACCGCTTTCGTCGTCAAGCCCGACGACGGCAACGCCAGCGAAGGCCTGCACTGGGTCGGCTCCGTCGAGGACGCCGCCCGCATCGTGCACGACAGCGGCGGCCGGCTGGTGGTGGAGCCGTACCGGCGGGGCCGGATCATCACCGTCGGCGCGGTAACCCTGCTCGGGCAGGTCCGCACCGTCGCCCCGCTGGAATACCTCCTCGACGGCGACCTGGTCATGGACGCCGACTGGAAGCGAAACCCGAAACGGGCTCCGGCCAGGCTAGAACCGTCCGTCGACGCCGAGGTCCGCACCTATGCGGCACGGGTGCACCGGGCCGTCGGCGCCCGCGGGCTGTCGCGCACCGATTTCATCGTCGGCCCGGACGGCGTCACCGCCTTGGAGATCAACACGAACATCGGCCTCGGGCCCGGCCACGACATCGCCGCAGCGTTCGACGCCACCGGGCTCGACTACGACGATCTCGTGATCTGCCAGACGGCCAGCGGCCTACCGCTGCCCGGTCAACGGTGACGGCAGGCCGATGTCCGTACGCATGACCGCGCCATCGAGGGTTACCCGGCCGGCCAGCTCGTACGCGGCAGCTCGGGCCTCGTCAAGGGTGTCGCCGAGCGCGGTACAGCAGATTGCCCGGCCGCCGGTGGTTACCAGCTGCTCGCCCTCGGTGAGGCGGGTACCGGCATGCAGGTAGCCAGGCCCCTCTGCGCCGGTGATGGCGTCACCGGAACTCGGCTGTTCCGGATAGCCCTTCGACGCGATCACCACCGTGACTGCCGCCTGGTCGTGCCAGCGCAGCGGCTCCAGCTGGTCCAGGGTGCCGTTGGCAGCGCGGTAGAACAGCTCGGCCGGGCTGGTCCGCAGCAGTGGCAGCAGGACCTGTGCCTCCGGGTCGCCGAACCGGACGTTGAACTCGATGACCCGCGGCCCCTGCTTGGTCAGGCACAGCCCGACGTACAGCAGCCCGGCGAATGGGGCTCCACGCCCGGCCATCTCTTTCAGCACCGGATGCACGACGGACTGCAGGACGTCGGACACCAGATCGTCGCCGACCCAGGTGATCGGTGCGTACGCGCCCATCCCGCCGGTGTTCGGGCCGGTGTCGCCGGTGCCGACACGCTTGTAGTCCTGCGCGAGCCGCATAGGGACCGCAGTGGTGCCGTCGGTGACCACGAACAACGAGATCTCCGGACCGTCCAGGAACTCTTCGACGACCACCCGGCCACAGCCGGCGGCGTGCTCGAGCGCCACCGACTGGTCATCGGTGACCACCACACCCTTACCGGCGGCCAGCGAATCGTTTTTCACCACGTACGGGGGGCCGAACTCGTCGAGCGCCGCAGCTACCTGCTCCGGGGTGGTGCAGGAGTGGGACCGAGCAGTGGGGACATCGGCGGCCACCATCACGTCCTTGGAGAACGTCTTGGAGCCTTCCAACTCTGCGGCGGCGCGCGTCGGGCCGAAACAGGCGATGCCCGCGGCCTGGACGGCGTCAGTCACACCGGCGACCAGCGCAGCCTCAGGGCCGACGACGACCAGATCGGCGCGGAACACAGTCGCTGCGTCGGCCACCGCGTCGGCGTCGGTAGGGCTCACCGTGAACAGCTCACCGAGTCGGCCCATCCCAGGGTTGCCCGGGGCCGAGGCCACTGCGGTGACCGACGGGTCGGCGGCGAGGGCTGTGGCGAGGGCGTGCTCACGCCCACCGGAACCGACAACGAGAACACGCATGGCGACATGGTAGGGCAAGCCATCACATACCGGAATGGCGTCACTCGCTCGTGTCGGGACCTGCTGAGGTTCTCAGGTCGGGATCGCGTCAGTGCATCAGGAAAAAGCGCTGCGGATCGGGCGAGGGTGAACGGCAGCAGAAACGAGCGCCATCAGCCACCACGATCCCCTCCAGACAAGGAGGTCGACCGCAACGACCGGCCGACCGTCCTCTGACGCCCTGCCGTCGCCTCACCCACCCGGCGAGGCGACGGCAGGTGCATTGTTCTTCGCCTTCGGCCGTCTTGCTCAGCGGGTTGTGCGGTTCGCGTGGTCTTTGGGACCATTTCCCGACTGTGACCGACGCCATCCGGATCGGGAAGGAGCGGCGTGGCGCGAACCGACCCTCAACGGAATGAACGGTTCCGCGTGGCACGCGCACGGCTCCGGCTCACCCGGCAGGAAGTCGCAGACGCGGCAAACCAGTATCTGACGCCTCGCCACTCCTTGAACGACAACGATATCGGCAAGATCGAAAGAGGCGTGGTTACCTGGCCAGGGTCCGAACGGCGCGCAGCGCTCAAGAAGGTTCTCGGCGCTGCAACCGACGCGGATCTAGGTTTTGTCAATTCACGTGCGACCTTCACCGGATCGGCGGTTGCCGCGCAGCGCATTGAGCATCTTGCTCGGTCGGCAGATTCCCTCTTGGCTGCACGATTCGATGAAATTGGCGTACCGGAAGGGACTGATCCGCTTGCAGCCTTCGCTGCTGGCGGGCCTGTGAGCGGGCCATGGCTGGTCTTGCTGGACAACCTCGCATCCATCGCTGAAAACCTGGGGTGGAACGCGGTCCGGCCGTTGGCAGCCAAGCAGATGCAGAGCCTGGAAGCACTTCGCCGTCAGGATTCCGCGTTGGCAGAACCCCTCGCCGTCGCGGATGCCCGATGGTCGGAGTTCATGAGCTGGATCTGCGCAAACAACGGCGTTCCCGGCGATGACTGGCTGCGCCGAGCCCGCCACCGCGCGGAAGCCGCCGGCAACGCCGTGGTGACGGCGTACGTGCTCATGAGGCAGAGCCAGCAAGCGCTCGACGCCGCCGACCCCACCTCCGCGGTGGCCTTATCTCGCAAAGCGCTGCGATACGGCCCCCTACCGACTCGCACTCAAGCGCTGTGCCTGACGAGGTTGGCCGAAGGACTGGCACTGGCTGGCAACGAGTCAGGTCTGGAGGCTCTGGAGATCGCCCACCACAACGTGAAAGCCGCTTCAACCTCGCCTGAGGACCACATCTCCCGACACTGCGACACGCGGTACATCGACGGGATCCGGGCCCGGTGTCACTACCTGCTGGGAAACCATCACGAAGCAACGGCACTCCTGACGGATGTCCTGGCGGACGAGCAGCCGGCAGGATCCATTGACCGCGGGATCTGGTACGCCTACTTCGCGGAAACGCAGGCACCACGCCACCCCGAGAAGAGCGCTGAGGCAGGGCTGAAGGCGCTGGCACTGTCACGAGCGGCGGATTCCGCCCGGGTCACGCAAGCTCTGCTCACCGTCGCTGTGACGTTGAGAGCACATCGTGGACTTGACCTCGTCGACAGGTTCCTCCAACAGCACAGCGCGGCCGTTGCCGCCCAACTGTCAGTATCGGAATCATGGACTTGATCACCCTCGCCACCACGGCGGACATCCGGGACCGCCGGCCAGAGATCGCCCTTCTGCCCGTCGGCAGTTTCGAGCAGCACGGCCGGCACCTTCCCCTTGCCACCGACACGATCGTCGCCTCAGCCATAGCCGATGGCCTGGCAGCGGTGTACAACGTGTTCGTGCTACCCCCTATCACCATGTCGTGCTCGCACGAGCACGCTGCATGGCCAGGGACCATCAGCTTGAGCCACCGCACCGTCAGCGCGGTCATCGAGGACGTGGTGGTCAGCCTCACCGCTCAGGGCATCGGCAAACTGGCGATCATCAGCGGCCACGGCGGCAACTATTTCCTCAGCAACGTGGTCCAGGCCGCGAACGCGGTGACACCCAAGTCCATGACTCTGTTTCCGAGCCGAGACGACTGGCGGAAGGCACGTCAGGATGCCGAACTCGAGACGGACGACCATGAAGACATGCACGCCGGCGAACTCGAGGTGTCCATCTTGCAAGCAGTCGCGCCCGGAGCCCTGCGTGACGGCTTCGAATCTGCCGATCATCGGTCAAACGCGCGGCCTCACTTGTTGATCGAAGGCATGGCTGCCTACACGAGCAGCGGTGTGATCGGCCGCCCCTCAGCCGGGACAGCGGAAAAAGGCAAGGCGATTCTGGGCAGCCTCGTGACCTCTTTCGGTGAGCACCTGCGCCAGCTGACCGTATCGTGACGGCCGGCTCGGTCGAGGTCCCCTGCGTCGACACGCCGAACTGCCGTTAGGGCCGCCGCCGGCCGGGCGCCGGAGGATGCCGAACAGATCGATGCCGATGATCACTATGCGGTCCGACCGCTGTCGTGTTTCTGCAGTTCACGATGAACTTCGCCGCGTAGATTCCCCATAGATTCCCACCAAATTCCCCCTTGGATGGCGTTCCCGCCCTCGTCCGGTTGCCGGATGGTGGAGGAACACAATGGCGATCGATGCCGCCGGAAGAGCCGGCGTAGGTGCGCTGAGGTGCACGACGCGGCCAGAAGCGATCCGTCGTCAGGGTGTAACAGGCACGCCCATCCATAGGAGGTCGTACAGCCGTGACGTCACCAGCGCTATCCCTCGACGCGGTTACGGACAACGGCCGCGTCGCTTCTCGCCCGGTGGATCTGGAGGGCGCGACGGCCGCTGCGGCTCAACTGCTCTCCGCTCTCGGCCTGGACATGGACAGCGACCATCGCCGAGACACTCCCGCCCGGATGGCTCGCGCGCTGACCGAGATGCTGAAGGCCCCGTCGTTCGAGCCGACCACCTTCGATAACGCGGGCGGCTACGACGAGCTCGTGGTCGTGGATCGGATCCCGTTCTTCAGCCTCTGCGAACACCATGTGCTGCCGTTCATCGGCGAGGCCACGATCGCCTACGCCCCGAAGGACCGCATCGTCGGGTTGTCGAAGCTGGCGTGGGTCGTTCAGCTGTATGCCCGACGGCTGCAGACCCAGGAAGCCATGACACAGCAGATCGCGGACTGGCTCGTGGAACAGCTGGACCCGAAGGGGGTCGGTGTCCGCCTTCGCGCCGAGCACCTGTGCATGAGCCTGCGCGGCGCCCGGGCCATCGGTGCAGTCACCGACACCACGACCAACAGAGGAGTTCTGGCTGACGACCCGGCCCGCCGGGAGGAATGGCAGCGCCGGCTGTCGTCGTAGCCCATCACCTCTTTCAGGACGAGGAGCACCTCCGTGGGACACAGGATCGGCAAGAGCTTCACCTTCGAGGCTAGCCACCAGCTGCCAGGGCTTCCCGAGGGCCACAAGTGCGGTCGCCTGCACGGGCACAGCTACACCGTCGAGGTCACGCTCGTCGCCGACGACCTTGTCGAGCCGGGTTTCGTGACCGACTTCGGTGACCTGGCGCCGTTCAAGGCGCATCTGGCCGAAGCGTTTGATCACCGCCATCTCAACGAGGTCATGACGGTGGCACCGACCAGCGAGAACCTCGCCGAGGTCTTGGCGCAGTGGTTCATCACCGAACTCGAGCCCGCCATTCCCGGCAACCTGTTCGCCCTCCGTGTCAGCGAGACTGCGTCCTCGTGGGCCGAATTCCGGCCGGAGAGAGCAGCATGACGGACCTCCTGCCTACTTCGAGGTCGACGCTGCGGGTCGCCGAGCTGTTCGGGCCCACCGTGCAAGGTGAGGGGCCTTCGGCCGGGCAGCGGGCACTTTTCGTGCGGCTGTCCGGGTGCAATCTCGACTGCGGGTGGTGCGACACCCCGTACACCTGGGACTGGGATCGCTTCAACCGCGAGGAGCAGACCACCGAGATGGCCGTCGCTGAGGTGGCGAGCTGGGTGGTCAGCCAGGACACCGACTTGGTGGTTATCACCGGGGGAGAGCCGCTGGTGCAACAGCAGCGCCTCGGCGCCTTGGCGGCTCAGCTGGCCGGCGCGGGACGCCGAGTGGAGGTGGAAACCAACGGCACCATCGCGCCCGACGAACGTTTGATCGCTGCCGTCGACACATTCAACGTGTCACCGAAGCTGAGCGGGTCGGGAGTGCCGGTGCACCGGCGCCTGCGGCCGAAGGCGCTGCGGGCGCTTCGTGACTGCGGCAAAGCCGTGTTCAAGTTCGTCATCACCGGGCCGGCCGACATCCAGGAGCTGGTGGAGCTACAAGCCGAGCTGCCCCTCGGCCGGATCTGGGTCATGCCCGAGGGCACCACTGAAAGCGCGGTTCTCACCGGGATGCGCAACCTCGCCGCGCCGGCGCTGGCCAACGGCTGGAACCTCAGTCCTCGGCTGCACGTGCTGCTGTGGGGTGACGAGCGTGGCCGCTAAGGGCCCACCGATCCTGCTGCCCTGGCAGGAACTCGTCGCCAGAATCCACGACACCGCGGTCAACGTCAGCAGTGACGGTGTTCCCGACGTGGTGATCGGCATCCTGCGCGGCGGCATGATTCCCGCGACGGTGTTCGCCCATGCTCTGGCGGTGCGGACCGTCCGTGCCGTGGAGGTCGTCCACACCGTCAGCGACGACATGAACGCGGCCAAGACGCCTGCCCCGCAGGTGTCGAACGTGGCAAGCCTCGGCGACCTATCCGGCCTGGACGTACTCATCGTCGATGACATCGCCGGCACCGGCGACACGATGGCCTACACCGCGCAGCTGGTTGCCGCAGCAGGCGCCACCCGCGTCCGCACTGCGGTCTGCATCGTCAACGCCGCCAACTGGCGGCGTCCGCAACCCCCCGAACAAGCGCTGACCTACATCGGCGCCACCGTCGAAGGATGGGTGATCTTCCCGTGGGAGAACCGATGACCATCGCCACCAGCAGGGAAACCGACAACCTGCATGCGCGCACCCTGACGCGTCCGGGTACCCCGATGATCGGCCCGTACTCGGTGAACCAGATGGACGACCTCTACACGGCGATCCCCGCCGGCGAGGTCAAGGCCTCCGGGATCATGAATCTCGCTCAACGGCTGTATGTCGCCGAACGCGTTCAGCAGGGCGCGAGGCTGGTGGACATCTGCTGCGGGCGAGGGCTGCAGCTGCCGACGCTGTACCGGTACGCCCCGGGCTTGCAGCAGTACGTCGGCCTGGACGTGGCTGCGGCGAACCTGGCGGAGGCCACGGACCGGATCGCCCGTCTGGATGATCACTACGGTGCCCGGCTGTTCCCGATCGAGCTGGTCGAGTGTGACGTGGCCGCGCCGTGGCCGGCCGAGGCGGTCGGTGACGGGTTCGACGTCGCCGTCTACACCTCCGCGCTGGAGCATCTGCCGCGCGAGCTGGCCGTCGCCAGCCTGCGGCACGCCGCGGCCGCCCTGCGGCCCGGCGGGGTGTTGTACCTGTCGACGCCCGAGACGCCGGGCCTGCCGCCGCGGCCGCTGCAGTACCGGGTGCACGTCTACGAGTGGAACAGTGCCGAGCTGGAGCCCGTCCTGGCCGAGTGCGGCCTGGTGGTCGAGGAGAAGGTCGGGCAGCTGTCGCCGCCCGCGGACCAGGTCGCCGCGGCACTGGCCGAGAGATTTGGCGACGGTGCCCGGCAGTGGTATCAGCGGCTGCGCGAGACCGTGTCGCCGGCGCTGCTGGACACGGTGGCCGCCGCCGCCATTCCGGACGCGGCGATGGAAGTGATGTACGTGTGCCGGCGTCCGGCATAAGGCCCGCTTCGGCGCCGGCGAGCATCGACAGGCTCCCGGCGCCGGTAGTCGACTTTCCGCGCGACGACGACCTCGATGGCCGGTACCGCTGTACGGCGTCCGGCCTGAAGGAGAACCGAGTGTCATGACCGGAGTCACCCTGCTGTGGGCGCTGCGCTCCCCGTGCAATCTGGGCTGTCTTTACTGCTACTTCGGCACCATCGAGGAACATCGTGAGACACCCCCGGACCAGGTCGGCGTGCTGTCACACCTGGCCCGCACGGACCTCACTCTGGCCGACATCGCCGCGTTCGTGGACACGCTGGCCGGCTCCCGTGTCGAGCGGGTGTTCCTCGCCGGCGGCGAGCCGCTGATCTGGCCTCCGATCATGGACGTGGTGGCGGCGATCAAAGGCGCCGGTGTCGAGGTGGTGCTCTGCACCAACGGCATTCCGCTCAACCGGCCGAACCTGGTCGACCGGATCTTGACTCTGGGCGTGGACGCGGTCTCGGTGTCGCTGGACTCCACCGATGCCGGCTACAACGACACCTGGCGGCCGGCTCGCAACCGCGTCGACGGCCACGCCAGCGTGCTGTCGGGAGTTCGGGCGCTGCTGACCGCTCGCGGCGCCGCTGCCACCCCTCGAGTCGGCCTGTACGCGGTGATCACACGCCAGAACACCGACGACATCCTCTCCGTCGGAGCCCTCGCGGCCGAGCTCGGCTGTGACTACTACGTTCCCCAGCCGATCTCCCTGGAGCTCGACCACCCGCTACACACCGAACTCGCACTGACCGACCAGGACGCCCCCGCCATCGCACGACGCCTCGCCGAACTCTACGAGCAAGTCCCGATCGGGCTGCCCGCCCCTACCTATCCCCGGCAGTTCCTCGACACGATCAGCACGGAGACTCCCGGCACGGTCACCGGCTGCTTCGGCGGCACCGACCTGTTCTTCGTCGAACCGGACGGCAGCGTCTGGGACTGCCCCTCCGGCCTCAAAATCCGTGCCACACCGCCTGACCGGCACCGCAACATCCGCGGCACGACTGCGGAGGCGCTGTTCGGGCGCGGCGGTGCGTGCGCCGACTGCTCCTTGTACTCGCGCGACTGCGTCAACATGTGGCCGCTGACCGACTTCCAGCGCTTCCTGCCCTCGGCCGGAGTCCGGTCATGACCGACGCCCCGAAACTCACCGAGGACCTGCAACGCCTGCTGGCCACGATGCCGGACCCGACGGCCAACGCGCAGGTGACCGCCCTGGAGTCCGAACTCGCCGACCGGCTCGGCGTCCGCCACGCCATCGCGGTGTCCTCCGGCACCGCGGCCCTGCACACCGCGCTGGTAGCCCTGGGTATCGGGCCCGGCGACGAGGTTCTCGTACCGGCCTTGACCGTGATCATGTCGGTTGCGCCGGTCATCCACGTCGGCGCCCGCCCGGTCTTCGTCGACTGCACACCGGACGGCACCGACGTCGACTACACCGACCTGACCGCCAAGCTCACCCCTGCCGTCAAGGCGGTGCTTCCCGTCCACCTGTGGGGCCGCACCGGCGAACTGCCCCGGCTCCGGCGCTGGGCCGACGAGCACGGTTTGCCGGTGGTTGAGGACGCCTGCCAGGCCCAAGGCAGCCACACCGGTGATCGTCCCGCCGGGACCGGCAGCACGATCGGCTGCTTCAGCATGAAGGACGGCAAGGTGCTGTGGTGCGGGGAAGGCGGCTACCTGCTCACCGATCATGATCGGTACGCGGCCGCCGCCCGCACCTACCGTTCCCACGGCCTCCCACCGCCGCCGCCCGGCTACCGGCCCCGGGTCGCGCACAACTATCGGCTCGCCGAACCGCTGGCGCTGATCGCCCGCGCCAACCTGGCCCGGTTCGACGAACTCCTGGCCCGGCGTCAACAGCAGGCAGCGCTGCTTCGCGACCTGCTGACCGGCGCCTCGGGCGTGCAACCCGTCGACGCGCCCGGCCACCGGTGGAACGGCTACAGCTTCCTCGCCGAGATCAGCGTGCCGCAGCCCCGCGCGTTCTGTGAACACCTGGCCGGCCTCGGCGTACCCAACAGCGTGGGCACGTTCCGCCTGGTGCCGGCGGACCGGCGCCCCGAACTTGCTTCTTTCGCCGCATCACCGTGCGGCAACGCCGCCGCGGTGATCGACCGGACCCTGGCGGTGATCCTCACCGACCACGACGACGACCACCGCATCGCCGGATACGCCCACACCATCACCAGGGAGGTTCGCGCATGGTGTCCGCGCGACTGACAACCGACGACCTTCTCCAAGGCACGGCCGCGGTGATCGTCGACTGGGACGGCACCGTCGTCGACAGCCAGGACGCCAACTTCGCTGCCCTGTCCGCGGCGCTACTGCCGTACAGCGTGAGCCTCGACCGGCCCTGGTACGAGCAGCACGTCGGTCTGTCGATCGCCGAGCTGCTGACCGAGATCGCCGCGATCCATGGCGACCTTCCCACCAGCACGATCATCGAGGCCAGCCGGAGCCGGCTCCTGGCCAGCCTCGACCAGCTCCAGCCCATCGCCGCCACCATCGAGCTGCTCGATGCGGCCACCGACCGGGGCTTGCCCTGCGCCGTCGCGTCCGGAGCGGCCCGGGTCCTGGTCGAGGGCGGTATCCGGGCCCTGAATCTCGCCCACCTGTTCACGGCCACGATCACCCGCGAGAACGTCGTGCGCGGCAAGCCGGCACCCGACCTGTTTCTGCACGCTGCCGGCGTACTGGCCGTCGACGCGCGTCGTTGTCTCGCCGTCGATGACGCGGCCGACGGTGTCGCCGCCGCCCGCGCGGCCGGCATGCGTGTGCTCACCGTGCGGCAGGGCCGGCTCGTCCCCACGCACGTTCCAGCCGTCGTGGCGGACCCGTCGTGAGCCGAAAAGCCGGCACCCGTGCTGCAGCCGAGGGCGCCGGCCAGCGGCGGGCTTGCCCGAGTTGGTTCGTCGCTGAGGCCATCAACCTGTCCGCCGTCTGCAGGGGGCCTGCATGATCGCCTCAGTACAGGCTGGTCCGTTCCGGGTGAGCGTCGAGGGTATTAACGGCGTGGGGAAGACGAGCGCCGTCCAGAAGGCGGCGGCTCTGCTCGGCGCTCGCGGGGTCCTGCTTGACGAGCTCACCGACCAGGTGAACGACGTGCTGTTGTCGAGGGTGATCGCCGCGTTGAGCGGCACGGGTGACCCGTTCCTGCGGACCGGTCACCCGGTGGTGGAGACCCTCGCCTTGCTGGCGCTGCAGGTACGCAAGACCGAGCGCCTGGCGGGGCAGTACCTGGCGGGTGTCGACGTGATCATCGAGGACCGCGGTGTGGACTCCGTCGCCGTCTACCAGGCCGCCATCTTGTGCTCTGGATACCCGGCGGCCCGGCCGGAACAGGTGGCGCGCCGCATCCTTGCCGATGCCCGGCGCTGGTGTGGCCTTCCCGATAAGACGCTCCTGCTCACCGGTGACCCGGAGGTGTGTACCCAGCGCTTCGGCCATCGCATCGAGCGGCCTCTTTCTGCTGAGGATGCCCGCCTGATCACCGAGATCGACCGGCTGTACCGGGTGATGGCCGACGACGACCCCGAGCGCTACATCGTCCTCGACGTCGCCGACCTGTCACCCCAGGAGACCGCCGGTGTGGTGCACCAGACCGTGACCGGGCTCCTGGAACGGCGACGGCACATCCCTGCCATGAGGAGACCCTCCGCATGACCG of the Actinoplanes sichuanensis genome contains:
- a CDS encoding HAD family hydrolase; translated protein: MVSARLTTDDLLQGTAAVIVDWDGTVVDSQDANFAALSAALLPYSVSLDRPWYEQHVGLSIAELLTEIAAIHGDLPTSTIIEASRSRLLASLDQLQPIAATIELLDAATDRGLPCAVASGAARVLVEGGIRALNLAHLFTATITRENVVRGKPAPDLFLHAAGVLAVDARRCLAVDDAADGVAAARAAGMRVLTVRQGRLVPTHVPAVVADPS
- a CDS encoding dTMP kinase → MIASVQAGPFRVSVEGINGVGKTSAVQKAAALLGARGVLLDELTDQVNDVLLSRVIAALSGTGDPFLRTGHPVVETLALLALQVRKTERLAGQYLAGVDVIIEDRGVDSVAVYQAAILCSGYPAARPEQVARRILADARRWCGLPDKTLLLTGDPEVCTQRFGHRIERPLSAEDARLITEIDRLYRVMADDDPERYIVLDVADLSPQETAGVVHQTVTGLLERRRHIPAMRRPSA